A section of the Corynebacterium auris genome encodes:
- a CDS encoding Rib/alpha-like domain-containing protein, whose translation MPQRFPYRTAIAGLCAVALIAPAVAPIDAPVPNVSVAHAADTRKAVEVTGPTTVAVKTPGTYTAAVPGATDGRVEFYLDGVAVATANVDSEGQATADITPLSYGEHTLTARYVTIKNGTPYTVNPDGTATFTTPFPEKYSRNANGNTNTDADDYGPFLINGSVHTASNPLDLQPGAKYHLRGRMTVRTNIFGSRIYEAGLNPSPGSTYVEGSASRFHPDSGAAEANMVVKTRANARGVTTTNTTGGFQPSDWGKEPWPAVNEGYVGLQHRETYNAGNGTTFEIGADFIAPDVPGLHVPQYAAYKYKDSTHVLVPMKEAVFRIAAKDLPARNELPTEEQSPTPTTTTTTPAEPTTTTPTEPTTTTPTEPTTTTPTEPTTTTPAEPTTTTPAEPTTTTPAEPTTTAPAEPTTTAPAEPTTTAPAEPTTTAPAEPTTTAPSNRDADKYNPIRNTSQIFSAYEGGSLPDPSEVISNVESLPQGTSMKWTKLPTAADPNGVVTVTYPDQSTDTVEVWFEIRTHLSSASSEGSSDNTMLIVGGVVVGVLLALGLGGFALVTSPQMSEFLNQHFGIRI comes from the coding sequence ATGCCCCAGCGTTTTCCCTATCGCACCGCCATCGCCGGGTTGTGCGCTGTCGCGCTTATCGCCCCCGCCGTCGCCCCGATTGACGCCCCTGTTCCCAATGTATCCGTCGCGCATGCCGCCGACACCCGCAAAGCAGTCGAGGTTACTGGCCCAACGACCGTAGCCGTCAAGACTCCCGGCACCTACACCGCCGCGGTCCCCGGCGCTACCGACGGTCGGGTCGAGTTCTACCTCGATGGCGTTGCCGTTGCCACGGCCAACGTGGACTCCGAAGGTCAAGCAACGGCGGACATCACCCCGCTGTCCTACGGCGAGCACACCCTCACCGCCCGCTACGTCACCATAAAGAACGGGACCCCCTACACCGTCAACCCCGACGGGACCGCGACGTTCACAACCCCCTTCCCCGAAAAGTACTCCCGCAATGCCAACGGGAACACCAATACGGACGCCGACGACTATGGCCCGTTCCTCATCAACGGCAGCGTTCACACCGCCTCCAACCCGCTGGACCTCCAGCCGGGCGCGAAATACCACCTGCGGGGCCGCATGACCGTCCGCACCAACATTTTTGGTTCCCGGATTTACGAGGCCGGCCTGAACCCCTCGCCGGGCTCCACCTATGTGGAAGGCTCGGCGTCTCGCTTCCACCCGGACAGCGGCGCAGCCGAGGCGAACATGGTCGTTAAAACACGGGCCAACGCCCGCGGCGTCACCACCACTAACACCACCGGAGGCTTTCAACCTTCTGACTGGGGAAAGGAGCCCTGGCCCGCAGTCAATGAGGGCTATGTCGGCCTCCAGCACCGTGAAACCTACAACGCGGGCAATGGCACCACCTTCGAGATCGGTGCCGACTTCATCGCCCCGGATGTTCCTGGGCTGCACGTGCCGCAATACGCCGCGTACAAGTACAAGGATTCCACCCACGTCCTCGTGCCGATGAAAGAGGCAGTCTTCCGCATCGCCGCTAAGGACCTGCCAGCACGCAACGAGCTCCCGACAGAGGAACAGAGCCCGACCCCCACGACGACCACAACCACCCCCGCGGAGCCGACCACAACCACCCCCACGGAGCCGACCACAACCACCCCCACGGAGCCGACCACAACCACCCCCACGGAGCCGACCACAACCACCCCCGCGGAGCCGACCACAACCACCCCCGCGGAGCCGACCACAACCACCCCCGCGGAGCCGACCACAACCGCACCCGCGGAGCCGACCACAACCGCACCCGCGGAGCCGACCACAACCGCCCCCGCGGAGCCGACCACAACCGCCCCCGCGGAGCCGACCACAACCGCCCCCTCGAACCGGGATGCGGACAAGTACAACCCCATTAGGAATACGAGCCAGATCTTTTCGGCCTACGAAGGGGGTAGCTTGCCGGATCCGAGCGAGGTCATCAGCAACGTGGAGTCGCTCCCACAGGGCACCTCAATGAAGTGGACGAAGCTTCCTACCGCCGCCGATCCTAACGGTGTGGTCACGGTGACGTACCCCGATCAGTCGACGGATACTGTCGAGGTGTGGTTTGAGATCAGGACTCACTTGAGCTCCGCTTCCTCGGAAGGATCGAGTGACAACACAATGTTGATCGTAGGAGGCGTCGTCGTTGGAGTACTGCTTGCCCTCGGCCTCGGTGGCTTCGCGCTTGTCACCAGCCCGCAGATGTCAGAATTTTTGAACCAGCATTTCGGAATCCGGATCTAA
- a CDS encoding pyridoxal phosphate-dependent aminotransferase produces the protein MSTQKDEPTGSTESPKKKTQAKKPLRKHRHFDQADKLKNVFYDIRGPVSATAEEMERDGHTILKLNTGNPAIFGFDAPDVIMRDMIAALPTSQGYSTSKGIIPARRAIVTRYEVIEDFPHFDIDDVYLGNGVSELITMCTQALLNNDDEILIPAPDYPLWTAASTLAGGKAVHYLCDEEDNWNPSLEDIRSKVTPKTKAIVVINPNNPTGAVYSRETLEGIAEIARENELVVFADEIYDRVLYDDAEHISMAEVGPDLVTVTFNGLSKAYRVCGYRAGWMIITGPRRRAKGFIEGLDLLSGTRLCSNVPGQHAIQVALGGRQSIYQLTGQGGRLKEQRDITVQKLREIPGVSVVEPKGALYAFPKIDTEMYNIHDDERFMLDLLKSEKILMVQGTGFNYPTPDHFRVVTLPWASQLENAIERLGNFLSDYHQH, from the coding sequence ATGAGCACTCAGAAGGACGAGCCCACCGGATCGACAGAATCCCCGAAAAAGAAGACTCAGGCGAAAAAGCCGCTGCGCAAGCACCGCCACTTCGACCAGGCGGACAAGCTGAAGAACGTCTTTTACGACATCCGCGGCCCCGTGAGCGCCACCGCTGAGGAGATGGAACGCGACGGCCACACCATCCTCAAGCTCAACACCGGCAACCCGGCCATCTTCGGCTTCGACGCCCCCGACGTCATCATGCGCGACATGATCGCGGCTCTTCCGACGTCGCAGGGCTATTCGACGTCGAAAGGCATCATCCCGGCGCGGCGCGCGATTGTCACCCGCTACGAGGTGATCGAGGACTTCCCCCACTTCGACATCGACGACGTCTACCTGGGCAACGGCGTCTCCGAGCTCATCACGATGTGCACGCAGGCGCTGCTCAACAACGACGACGAGATCCTCATCCCCGCCCCCGACTACCCGCTGTGGACGGCCGCCTCCACGCTCGCGGGCGGCAAGGCCGTGCACTACCTGTGCGACGAGGAGGACAACTGGAACCCCTCGCTGGAGGACATCCGCTCCAAGGTCACGCCCAAGACCAAGGCCATCGTGGTGATCAACCCGAATAACCCAACCGGCGCCGTCTACTCTCGCGAGACGCTGGAGGGCATCGCCGAGATCGCCCGCGAAAACGAGCTGGTGGTCTTCGCCGACGAGATCTACGACCGCGTCCTCTACGACGACGCCGAGCACATCTCCATGGCGGAGGTGGGCCCCGACCTGGTCACCGTCACCTTCAACGGCCTGTCCAAGGCCTACCGCGTCTGCGGCTACCGCGCCGGCTGGATGATCATTACCGGCCCGCGCCGCCGCGCCAAGGGCTTCATCGAGGGCCTCGACCTGCTGTCCGGCACCCGCCTGTGCTCGAACGTGCCGGGCCAGCACGCCATCCAGGTGGCGCTCGGTGGGCGCCAGTCGATCTACCAGCTCACCGGGCAGGGGGGCCGACTCAAGGAGCAGCGCGACATCACGGTGCAGAAGCTGCGCGAGATCCCCGGCGTCTCCGTCGTCGAGCCGAAGGGGGCGCTCTACGCCTTCCCCAAGATCGACACCGAGATGTACAACATCCACGACGACGAGCGCTTCATGCTGGACCTGCTCAAGTCCGAGAAGATCCTCATGGTCCAGGGCACCGGCTTCAACTACCCCACCCCGGACCACTTCCGCGTGGTCACCCTCCCGTGGGCCTCGCAGCTGGAAAACGCCATCGAGCGCCTCGGCAACTTCCTCAGCGACTACCACCAGCACTAG
- a CDS encoding DUF559 domain-containing protein, whose product MGFENVGDVAALLTDTRRLTRHDQSMRLRLAQHEYHFAAPTQAVPRDIWDGLPHWQKQNLKAIATGRSMTKGVLVGRSAARVTGIPVIALSDEVPEAAVPSGGVPSAKWRIPGVRYRKAGLGSDEILQVHGVRATTPARTCIDIARYHGFVEGLIATDAALRDFALTAADMRWHLERMGRCRGKREVLRVLEHACLNADSPLESWFRGVLIERGVTGWTFQAPIAGYRADFLFDDCFVLEIDGRSKYAQAPHDVLMRERDRERALLNRGFTVRRVYFEDMLRDMDAVLRMVEAVRSSRA is encoded by the coding sequence ATGGGGTTTGAGAATGTGGGGGATGTGGCGGCGCTGCTCACGGACACGCGTCGGCTGACCAGACACGACCAGAGCATGCGGCTGCGCCTGGCGCAGCACGAATACCACTTCGCGGCGCCAACCCAAGCTGTGCCGCGCGACATCTGGGATGGCCTGCCGCACTGGCAGAAGCAGAACCTGAAGGCGATCGCGACGGGCCGCAGCATGACGAAGGGGGTGCTCGTCGGGCGTTCCGCCGCGCGCGTGACAGGGATCCCGGTCATCGCGCTGAGCGACGAGGTGCCCGAAGCCGCTGTGCCCTCGGGCGGTGTCCCCTCGGCCAAGTGGCGCATCCCGGGCGTCCGCTACCGGAAGGCCGGCCTCGGCAGCGACGAGATTCTTCAGGTACATGGGGTTCGGGCCACCACGCCGGCGAGGACCTGCATTGACATCGCGCGCTACCACGGCTTTGTCGAGGGGCTCATTGCCACGGACGCGGCGCTGCGCGACTTCGCGCTCACGGCAGCGGACATGCGCTGGCACCTCGAACGAATGGGGCGGTGCAGGGGCAAACGCGAGGTGCTCCGCGTGTTGGAGCACGCCTGCCTAAACGCGGATTCGCCCCTGGAGAGCTGGTTCCGCGGCGTGCTCATCGAGCGCGGCGTCACGGGATGGACTTTCCAGGCCCCCATCGCAGGGTATCGCGCCGATTTCCTCTTCGACGACTGCTTCGTCCTCGAGATCGACGGCCGTTCAAAGTACGCCCAGGCGCCGCACGACGTCCTCATGCGGGAGCGCGATCGGGAGCGGGCGCTGCTCAACCGCGGCTTCACCGTCCGGCGCGTCTATTTTGAGGACATGCTCCGCGACATGGACGCCGTGCTGCGGATGGTCGAGGCAGTGCGCTCCTCACGCGCTTAA
- a CDS encoding UDP-glucose dehydrogenase family protein encodes MTVIGTGYLGATHAACMAELGHEVLGVDVDESKISRLKAGEVPFYEPGLPEVLERNIAAGRLDFTTDYRRAAEFATVHFVGVGTPQQRGSYAADTRYVEAVIDDLVPLLEGDHLILGKSTVPVGTAAALQERADGLVRPGASVEVAWNPEFLREGYAVKDTIEPDRIVVGTRAGSSRAEEVAREIYAVPLGKETPFIVTDLQTAELVKVAANAFLATKISFINAVSEVCEIVGADVTQLADAIGHDERIGRKFLGAGLGFGGGCLPKDIRAFMARAGEVGADQALTFLREVDAINMRRRERVVDIAREELGSLIGRRVTVLGAAFKPNSDDVRDSPALAVAGQLSLAGAAVRVYDPQAMDNARRVFPTLDYAASLDDALSGAELVILATEWQEFRRMDPVAVGGDVDKRVLIDARNVLDIDAWRAAGWTVRALGRG; translated from the coding sequence ATGACGGTTATCGGCACCGGGTACCTCGGTGCGACCCACGCCGCCTGCATGGCCGAGCTCGGCCACGAGGTGCTGGGCGTGGACGTGGATGAAAGCAAGATTTCGCGGTTGAAAGCCGGCGAGGTTCCGTTCTATGAGCCGGGCCTGCCGGAGGTGCTGGAGCGCAATATCGCGGCCGGCCGCCTGGATTTCACCACCGACTACCGGCGCGCCGCCGAGTTCGCCACCGTGCACTTCGTCGGCGTGGGTACGCCGCAGCAGCGCGGCTCGTACGCGGCGGATACGCGCTACGTCGAGGCCGTCATCGACGACCTCGTCCCGCTGCTGGAGGGCGACCACCTCATCTTGGGCAAGTCGACGGTGCCGGTGGGTACGGCGGCTGCGCTGCAGGAGCGCGCGGACGGCCTGGTGCGGCCGGGCGCGAGCGTGGAGGTCGCGTGGAACCCGGAGTTTCTGCGCGAGGGCTACGCCGTCAAGGACACCATCGAGCCCGACCGGATTGTCGTGGGCACCCGCGCCGGCAGCTCCCGCGCGGAGGAGGTGGCCCGCGAGATTTACGCGGTGCCCCTGGGTAAAGAAACCCCCTTCATCGTCACGGACCTGCAGACCGCCGAGCTGGTCAAGGTGGCGGCGAACGCGTTTTTGGCCACGAAGATCTCGTTTATCAACGCGGTCAGCGAGGTCTGCGAGATCGTCGGCGCGGACGTGACCCAGTTGGCCGACGCCATCGGCCACGACGAGCGCATCGGGCGCAAGTTCCTCGGCGCGGGCCTGGGCTTCGGCGGCGGCTGCCTGCCCAAGGACATCCGCGCCTTCATGGCGCGCGCCGGCGAGGTGGGCGCCGACCAGGCGCTGACGTTCCTGCGCGAGGTCGACGCCATCAACATGCGCCGCCGCGAGCGCGTGGTGGACATCGCGCGCGAGGAGCTCGGTTCGCTGATCGGCCGGCGCGTCACAGTGCTGGGGGCGGCGTTCAAGCCGAACTCGGACGACGTGCGCGATTCGCCTGCGCTGGCGGTGGCCGGCCAGCTCTCGCTCGCCGGGGCCGCCGTGCGCGTCTACGACCCGCAAGCCATGGATAACGCCCGCCGCGTCTTCCCCACGCTCGATTACGCGGCATCGCTTGACGACGCCCTGTCCGGCGCCGAGCTCGTCATCCTCGCCACGGAGTGGCAGGAGTTCCGCCGGATGGACCCCGTGGCGGTGGGGGGAGACGTCGATAAGCGAGTGCTTATCGACGCCCGCAACGTTCTGGATATCGACGCGTGGCGCGCGGCTGGGTGGACCGTGCGCGCGCTCGGGCGGGGCTAA
- a CDS encoding CPBP family intramembrane glutamic endopeptidase, whose amino-acid sequence MWWAPLSILLAALGASLLGPLVGAEPESAAIDEGFRLGPVAGVVIFAGAALLAPFFEEILFLRVMLDWLATLMRMWAAAVIVTVVFTAMHGSLSVMAYIIFFATSLVLARLWFSSLWATFILHAVDNTLVTTIALAAL is encoded by the coding sequence ATGTGGTGGGCCCCTCTGTCGATTCTGCTGGCGGCGCTGGGCGCGTCGTTGCTCGGCCCGCTGGTCGGCGCCGAGCCGGAGAGCGCGGCCATCGACGAGGGTTTCCGCCTGGGCCCGGTGGCGGGCGTGGTCATCTTTGCAGGTGCCGCGCTTCTCGCGCCGTTTTTCGAGGAGATCCTCTTCCTCCGGGTCATGCTGGACTGGCTGGCCACCCTCATGCGGATGTGGGCGGCGGCGGTGATTGTCACAGTGGTGTTCACCGCGATGCACGGCTCCCTGTCAGTGATGGCCTACATCATCTTTTTCGCCACCTCACTGGTGCTAGCCCGGCTGTGGTTTTCCAGCTTGTGGGCAACGTTCATCCTCCACGCGGTGGACAACACGCTGGTTACAACGATTGCGCTGGCCGCGCTCTAA
- a CDS encoding Rib/alpha-like domain-containing protein, translating into MSKRVTSTLSAAVAAALVAGVVAVPHAHAETKTNLQQPLACNLQLKDPGGIPLGFASAVEGVYNSANKSYSNFKVTLDKTEAPDTVPQGETFDYVIDAGTLSVPASIRAAVTANVTRVSQLNIWYQLPQNAELVSFTAEGGAQGLKVEREGARLRVWVPAPTKQSQDVTKWSKNTRNAFAHGGAEATKAGDSFTIAMPKITLKLKATGQPGAKIQAGLPKADANTFSPELPIQFYADASARVPFRDVNANGFIRCGLSEDDTYWPGRNRTNLPADKFSAVTITEARATGMADAHDPQAGGPVTIARGGALPNAENVIANFAALPSGTRAQWESTHTTVGDNQSGRITVTYPDGTTDVVDVTVHVKDVWVPRAQTNPVVVEQGSTIVDDSASAYIANADGAPAGTTFEWATKPDTTQPGETTGTVKVTTPDSQAHTITVRFFVQGTGAPNVYIPQVTEETQKVNVGESVPDDPSYLITNADAAPAGTTFEWAMKPDTATAGSATGTIRVVVPGQPPAERTVNFSVAAVFTPTAKQEATAVDFEADIADADAKAQIANADAAPADTTFRWAEKPDTTKPGYTTGKVEVEVPGQDIIEVTVSYFVRLPESKLLISDENGPIFAPGTVLGLKDKNGHTVNVKADENGAITIRPTDNLMPEQTVTVTAADGMEVRYTLNLEQGTFTRVEHAPDIGAAIAGALLGGVGLLGGLTQIPGVKENVTRFLNNALDPQTAKVADMALPVISAILGLTGLAVLVTAVLPKTNNDGASVTVGDTAFTPVGSSGSSI; encoded by the coding sequence GTGTCCAAGAGAGTCACGTCTACCCTGTCCGCAGCCGTTGCCGCCGCCCTGGTAGCTGGCGTAGTGGCAGTCCCCCACGCACATGCAGAAACAAAAACGAACCTACAGCAGCCGTTGGCGTGTAACTTGCAGCTGAAGGACCCGGGCGGCATTCCTCTCGGCTTCGCTAGCGCCGTTGAGGGTGTCTACAACTCGGCGAACAAGAGCTACAGCAACTTTAAGGTCACCCTGGATAAGACTGAAGCGCCGGACACGGTGCCTCAGGGGGAGACTTTTGACTACGTCATCGATGCCGGCACACTGAGCGTTCCAGCGAGTATCAGGGCGGCAGTGACCGCGAATGTGACGCGGGTGAGCCAGCTGAATATCTGGTACCAGCTTCCCCAAAACGCCGAGCTTGTGAGTTTTACGGCAGAGGGAGGGGCGCAAGGGTTGAAGGTCGAACGTGAGGGGGCTAGGCTGCGCGTGTGGGTCCCGGCACCCACGAAACAAAGCCAGGATGTGACGAAATGGTCCAAGAACACGCGCAACGCGTTTGCCCATGGTGGCGCAGAGGCGACGAAAGCCGGGGATAGCTTCACCATTGCGATGCCGAAGATCACACTCAAGTTGAAGGCAACTGGCCAGCCCGGCGCAAAAATCCAGGCCGGTCTACCGAAGGCTGACGCAAACACCTTCAGCCCGGAGCTGCCGATCCAGTTCTACGCGGACGCGTCTGCGCGTGTTCCGTTCCGCGATGTCAATGCAAACGGCTTCATCCGCTGTGGGCTGTCCGAGGATGACACGTACTGGCCAGGGAGAAACCGTACGAATCTCCCCGCCGACAAGTTCTCGGCCGTCACAATCACTGAAGCACGTGCCACTGGGATGGCCGATGCGCACGATCCTCAGGCGGGGGGCCCGGTCACAATCGCACGTGGCGGCGCGCTCCCGAACGCGGAAAACGTTATTGCGAACTTCGCTGCCCTTCCGAGCGGAACGCGTGCTCAGTGGGAGTCGACGCACACTACGGTCGGGGATAACCAGAGCGGCCGAATCACCGTGACCTACCCTGATGGCACCACTGACGTGGTCGACGTGACGGTCCATGTCAAAGACGTATGGGTGCCGCGCGCACAGACTAACCCGGTCGTCGTTGAGCAGGGCAGCACCATCGTCGATGACTCCGCGAGCGCGTACATCGCTAACGCGGACGGTGCTCCGGCTGGAACGACGTTCGAGTGGGCGACTAAGCCGGACACGACGCAGCCTGGTGAAACCACGGGGACGGTGAAAGTGACTACCCCAGACAGCCAAGCCCACACGATCACCGTCCGTTTCTTCGTTCAGGGGACGGGTGCGCCCAATGTTTATATCCCCCAGGTGACCGAAGAGACCCAGAAGGTCAACGTCGGCGAATCCGTACCCGATGACCCCAGCTACCTGATCACTAACGCGGATGCCGCGCCGGCTGGAACTACGTTCGAATGGGCGATGAAGCCCGACACGGCCACGGCAGGGTCCGCCACGGGGACGATCCGGGTTGTGGTGCCGGGGCAGCCGCCAGCAGAGCGTACCGTCAACTTCAGCGTGGCAGCGGTCTTCACCCCCACAGCCAAGCAAGAAGCGACAGCTGTTGACTTCGAGGCAGACATCGCGGACGCGGACGCGAAGGCCCAGATTGCCAACGCGGATGCCGCACCAGCGGACACCACGTTCCGCTGGGCAGAGAAGCCGGACACCACCAAGCCGGGCTACACCACCGGCAAGGTGGAAGTGGAGGTGCCCGGCCAGGACATCATTGAAGTCACGGTCAGCTACTTCGTCCGCCTGCCGGAGTCTAAGCTCCTGATCAGCGACGAAAACGGTCCTATTTTTGCCCCGGGTACAGTCCTTGGGTTGAAGGACAAGAATGGGCACACCGTGAACGTCAAGGCCGACGAGAACGGTGCAATCACTATTCGCCCGACTGACAATCTGATGCCCGAGCAGACCGTTACTGTCACTGCGGCCGATGGTATGGAAGTACGGTACACACTGAACCTGGAGCAGGGGACGTTCACGAGGGTCGAGCATGCTCCAGACATTGGCGCCGCAATCGCCGGCGCCCTCTTGGGGGGTGTTGGTCTTCTTGGCGGACTGACCCAGATACCAGGTGTGAAGGAAAACGTCACTCGCTTCCTCAACAACGCGCTCGACCCCCAGACAGCCAAGGTGGCCGACATGGCCCTGCCCGTTATCAGCGCGATTCTGGGCCTGACCGGGCTGGCGGTCCTTGTCACCGCAGTCCTACCCAAGACCAACAACGACGGCGCGTCCGTCACGGTCGGCGACACCGCGTTCACGCCTGTTGGTAGCAGCGGCAGTTCTATCTAG
- the dcd gene encoding dCTP deaminase, with the protein MLLSDRDIRGALAAGRLGIEPYDAQLVQPSSVDVRMDRFFRVFNNSKYTHIDPKREMEDLTTLVEVPEGEAFVLHPGEFVLGSTLEKFTLPNDLAGRLEGKSSLGRLGLLTHSTAGFIDPGFSGYITLELSNVANLPITLWPGMKVGQLALFRMTSAAEVPYGSGSLGSKYQGQRGPTPSKAYLNFR; encoded by the coding sequence GTGCTTCTTTCAGACCGTGACATCCGCGGCGCCCTCGCCGCAGGGCGCCTGGGCATCGAACCCTACGACGCGCAGCTGGTGCAGCCGTCGTCCGTGGACGTGCGCATGGACCGGTTCTTCCGGGTGTTCAACAACTCGAAGTACACCCACATCGACCCGAAGCGTGAGATGGAAGACCTGACCACGCTGGTCGAGGTGCCGGAGGGGGAGGCGTTCGTCCTCCACCCGGGTGAGTTCGTGCTCGGCTCCACGCTGGAGAAGTTCACGCTGCCCAACGACCTGGCCGGGCGCCTCGAGGGCAAGAGTTCGCTGGGCAGGCTTGGCCTGTTGACGCACTCCACCGCGGGGTTCATCGACCCCGGCTTTTCGGGCTACATCACCCTCGAGCTGTCTAACGTGGCCAACCTGCCGATCACCCTCTGGCCCGGCATGAAGGTGGGCCAGCTCGCTCTGTTCCGCATGACGTCCGCGGCGGAGGTGCCCTACGGCAGCGGCTCGCTGGGCTCGAAGTACCAGGGACAGCGGGGCCCGACGCCCTCGAAGGCGTACCTCAACTTCCGCTGA
- a CDS encoding YjiH family protein, which translates to MTTIDSVVASSNSDDSPAARPRPKGVWRMFVYSAIGAFVFFFPVTYKEKQSIPLDHMVTFIRDNLGAVVPWLILALAGYGVWRTAAGRTWREGPLKATFAVLNVFGLVVALLTVLNALPWVLGEEDLVPFLWEKIAVPVGLIVPIGGAFLAFLIGFGLLEFVGVLMQPVMRPLWRTPGRSAIDAVASFVGSYSLGILVTDRVYQQGGYTAREASIIATGFSTVSAAFMVIVAKQLDLMEHWGTYFWVTLVVTFVVTAITVHLPPLRAIPDEYYPGATPDPEKPVTGNRLKAAWNAALEVLERVPSLPALVWQNLRDGVRLAAAIVPSILSVGLIGLLLARFTPVFEWLGVLFYPFAWLVQLPEPLLAGKAAAMGIAEMFLPATAVAGADSMVLKFVIGVVAVSAIIFFSAMVPCIMATKIPVKIWHLVVIWFERVALTILIATPIAHLLF; encoded by the coding sequence GTGACCACCATCGACTCCGTCGTGGCCTCGTCCAATAGCGACGACAGCCCGGCCGCCCGCCCGCGCCCGAAGGGCGTGTGGCGCATGTTCGTGTACAGCGCCATCGGCGCCTTCGTGTTCTTCTTCCCGGTGACCTACAAGGAAAAGCAGTCGATCCCCCTGGATCACATGGTCACCTTCATCCGCGACAACCTCGGCGCCGTCGTGCCCTGGCTCATCCTGGCCCTGGCAGGCTACGGCGTCTGGCGCACCGCGGCCGGCCGGACGTGGCGGGAGGGCCCGCTGAAGGCCACCTTCGCCGTCCTCAACGTCTTCGGGCTCGTCGTGGCGCTTCTCACCGTGCTCAACGCCCTGCCGTGGGTGCTGGGCGAAGAGGACCTCGTGCCCTTCCTCTGGGAGAAGATCGCGGTGCCCGTCGGCCTCATCGTGCCCATCGGTGGCGCGTTCCTCGCCTTCCTCATCGGCTTCGGCCTCCTCGAGTTCGTGGGCGTGCTCATGCAGCCTGTCATGCGCCCGCTGTGGCGCACCCCGGGGCGCTCCGCGATCGACGCGGTGGCCTCCTTCGTCGGCTCCTACTCGCTGGGCATCCTCGTCACCGACCGCGTTTACCAGCAGGGCGGTTACACCGCGCGCGAGGCATCCATCATCGCCACCGGCTTTTCGACGGTATCCGCGGCGTTCATGGTCATCGTCGCTAAGCAGCTCGACCTCATGGAGCACTGGGGAACCTACTTCTGGGTGACCCTGGTGGTCACGTTCGTGGTGACGGCGATTACCGTGCACCTGCCGCCGCTGCGCGCCATCCCGGACGAGTACTACCCGGGAGCGACCCCGGACCCGGAGAAGCCGGTGACCGGCAACCGCCTCAAAGCCGCCTGGAACGCCGCGCTGGAGGTCCTCGAGCGCGTGCCCTCCCTGCCCGCCTTGGTGTGGCAGAACCTCCGCGACGGGGTGCGCCTCGCCGCGGCGATCGTGCCCTCGATCCTGTCGGTCGGCCTGATCGGCCTGCTGCTCGCCCGCTTCACCCCAGTCTTCGAGTGGCTCGGTGTCCTGTTCTACCCCTTCGCCTGGCTTGTGCAGCTGCCGGAGCCGCTGCTGGCCGGCAAGGCGGCAGCCATGGGTATCGCGGAGATGTTCCTCCCCGCCACGGCCGTCGCGGGGGCGGATTCCATGGTGCTCAAGTTCGTCATCGGTGTTGTCGCGGTCTCCGCAATCATCTTCTTCTCCGCGATGGTGCCCTGCATCATGGCCACGAAGATCCCGGTGAAGATCTGGCACCTGGTGGTCATCTGGTTCGAGCGCGTCGCGCTGACCATCCTCATCGCGACCCCGATCGCGCACCTGCTGTTCTAG
- a CDS encoding DUF1707 SHOCT-like domain-containing protein gives MTTPSGNFRISDAERSTAIDALGQALGEGRLSMEEFDTRCEAVAHAQFKEELDPLFRDLPARSASPTPMQPGVYTADEIRSARRQGQRTRAGVFWLGTFASLGGTMTLAAASASAASAVPLLIIPTLFVLFYVMKVGPDSWYTPSLRQLERQRRELVRSRQIELEAAQADEIAAQRAQRRQQVNKLTSDALDVAQQTVNRFKKQ, from the coding sequence GTGACCACCCCTTCCGGCAATTTCAGGATCAGCGACGCAGAGCGCTCCACGGCCATCGACGCCCTCGGCCAAGCGCTCGGCGAGGGCCGCCTCAGCATGGAGGAGTTCGACACCCGCTGCGAGGCCGTGGCCCACGCCCAATTCAAAGAGGAGCTCGACCCCCTTTTCCGGGACCTCCCGGCGCGCAGCGCATCCCCGACTCCCATGCAGCCCGGCGTCTACACCGCGGACGAGATCCGCAGTGCCCGTCGTCAGGGCCAGCGCACCCGCGCGGGCGTGTTTTGGCTAGGCACGTTCGCCTCCCTCGGCGGGACGATGACACTGGCTGCCGCGTCCGCATCGGCCGCATCGGCCGTCCCGCTGCTCATCATCCCCACCTTGTTTGTTCTGTTCTACGTCATGAAGGTGGGCCCCGATTCGTGGTACACCCCCAGCCTGCGCCAACTGGAGCGCCAGCGCCGCGAGCTGGTGCGCTCCCGGCAGATCGAGCTCGAGGCCGCCCAGGCCGACGAGATCGCGGCGCAGCGCGCGCAGCGCCGGCAGCAGGTGAACAAGCTCACCTCCGACGCGCTCGACGTCGCCCAGCAGACGGTCAACCGTTTCAAGAAGCAGTAG